One part of the Oncorhynchus tshawytscha isolate Ot180627B unplaced genomic scaffold, Otsh_v2.0 Un_contig_7894_pilon_pilon, whole genome shotgun sequence genome encodes these proteins:
- the LOC112242191 gene encoding ETS translocation variant 5-like isoform X5 produces MDGFYDQQVPFMAPSRNCHVEEPANTPFNDRKRKFVDTELAQDTEDLFQDLMQLQETWIAEAQVPDDEQFVPDFQSDNLMFHGPPANKVKRESSASRDLSPCSQEQQRLYTDKCLYSYSAYNRKPLGINTLTPPSTPASPCSPAPTPGTHPLQRQITSPAQATHPGHSRPSHGHSPSHHRTLPPHPSQSQPFAVPRLPVNHSDASYSSEHRFQRQLSEPCLPFPPPDSAACTPYPPQPNHPHRAPLSRDGRPIYQRHLSEPLVLLPAQGFKQELVDLRYTEQGVPTMGPPRTPFQGLSIKQEPRDFCFDQEMQNCQSSFRKSGNFYQNNDGLIYDGEPHLYNDDTCVVPERLEGKIKQEAGVFRDGPPYQRRGSLQLWQFLVTLLDDPANGHFISWTGRGMEFKLIEPEEVARRWGLQKNRPAMNYDKLSRSLRYYYEKGIMQKVAGERYVYKFTCDPEALFSMAFPDNQRPSLKQDPDCLPPSAGEDDTTVPLAHYEDGCGPYLADGGERCVSLLGFPDNYSF; encoded by the exons ATGGATGGATTTTATGACCAGCAAGTCCCTTTCATGGCCCCCTCCAGG AATTGTCACGTGGAAGAACCAGCGAACACGCCATTTAACGACCGGAAGAGAAAGTTTGTTGACACTGAGCTCGCCCAGGACACAGAAGATCTCTTTCAGGACCTCATGCAACTTCAAGAGACATGGATTGCAGAAG CTCAGGTGCCTGATGACGAACAGTTTGTCCCAGATTTCCAGTCGGATAACC TAATGTTCCATGGACCTCCAGCCAATAAAGTGAAGCGAGAGTCCAGCGCCTCCAGAGATCTGTCCCCCTGCAGTCAGGAACAACAGAGACTCTACACAGACAAGTGCCTTTACAGCTACAG tGCCTACAACAGGAAGCCACTTGGCATCAATACTTTAACCCCACCCTCCACACCCGCCTCACCCTGCAGCCCTGCCCCCACCCCGGGGACACACCCCCTACAGAGGCAGATCACGTCCCCTGCCCAGGCAACGCACCCCGGCCACAGTCGTCCGTCTCACGGGCACAGCCCCTCCCACCACCGGACACTCCCGCCACACCCGAGCCAAAGCCAGCCTTTCGCCGTGCCCCGCCTACCTGTCAATCACTCCGATGCCTCCTACAGCTCAGAACACAG gttCCAGCGGCAGCTCTCTGAGCCATGTCTGCCTTTCCCTCCGCCTGACAGTGCCGCCTGTACCCCTTACCCCCCTCAGCCCAATCACCCCCACCGGGCCCCCCTGTCCCGGGACGGCCGCCCCATCTACCAGCGGCACCTGTCAGAGCCCTTGGTCCTCCTCCCTGCTCAGGGCTTCAAGCAGGAGCTGGTGGACCTCCGTTACACCGAGCAGGGGGTCCCTACCATGGGCCCTCCCCGCACCCCGTTCCAGGGCCTCTCTATAAAGCAGGAGCCCCGGGATTTCTGCTTTGACCAAG AAATGCAGAACTGCCAGTCTTCTTTCAGGAAGTCCGGTAACTTCTACCAAAACAATGATGGGTTGATCTACGACGGAGAGCCTCATCTGTACAACGACGACACATGCGTGGTTCCAGAGAGACTAGAAG GCAAGATCAAGCAGGAGGCCGGAGTGTTCCGTGACGGACCGCCCTACCAGCGCCGAGGTTCCCTGCAGCTCTGGCAATTCCTGGTCACTCTGCTGGACGACCCGGCCAATGGTCACTTCATCTCCTGGACCGGCCGCGGCATGGAGTTCAAACTCATCGAGCCCGAAGAG GTGGCTCGGCGCTGGGGCCTCCAGAAGAACCGGCCTGCCATGAACTACGACAAGCTGAGCCGCTCTCTACGCTACTACTACGAGAAGGGCATCATGCAGAAG GTGGCTGGAGAGAGGTACGTGTACAAGTTTACGTGTGACCCCGAGGCGCTCTTCTCCATGGCCTTCCCTGACAACCAGAGGCCCAGCCTGAAGCAGGACCCGGACTGCCTGCCGCCGTCTGCGGGGGAGGACGACACCACCGTGCCCCTGGCCCACTACGAGGATGGCTGTGGCCCTTACCTGGCTGACGGAGGGGAGCGGTGCGTCTCGTTACTGGGCTTCCCCGATAACTATTCATTCTGA
- the LOC112242191 gene encoding ETS translocation variant 5-like isoform X3 codes for MDGFYDQQVPFMAPSRNCHVEEPANTPFNDRKRKFVDTELAQDTEDLFQDLMQLQETWIAEAQVPDDEQFVPDFQSDNLMFHGPPANKVKRESSASRDLSPCSQEQQRLYTDKCLYSYSAYNRKPLGINTLTPPSTPASPCSPAPTPGTHPLQRQITSPAQATHPGHSRPSHGHSPSHHRTLPPHPSQSQPFAVPRLPVNHSDASYSSEHRFQRQLSEPCLPFPPPDSAACTPYPPQPNHPHRAPLSRDGRPIYQRHLSEPLVLLPAQGFKQELVDLRYTEQGVPTMGPPRTPFQGLSIKQEPRDFCFDQEMQNCQSSFRKSGNFYQNNDGLIYDGEPHLYNDDTCVVPERLEGKIKQEAGVFRDGPPYQRRGSLQLWQFLVTLLDDPANGHFISWTGRGMEFKLIEPEEVARRWGLQKNRPAMNYDKLSRSLRYYYEKGIMQKVKVAGERYVYKFTCDPEALFSMAFPDNQRPSLKQDPDCLPPSAGEDDTTVPLAHYEDGCGPYLADGGERCVSLLGFPDNYSF; via the exons ATGGATGGATTTTATGACCAGCAAGTCCCTTTCATGGCCCCCTCCAGG AATTGTCACGTGGAAGAACCAGCGAACACGCCATTTAACGACCGGAAGAGAAAGTTTGTTGACACTGAGCTCGCCCAGGACACAGAAGATCTCTTTCAGGACCTCATGCAACTTCAAGAGACATGGATTGCAGAAG CTCAGGTGCCTGATGACGAACAGTTTGTCCCAGATTTCCAGTCGGATAACC TAATGTTCCATGGACCTCCAGCCAATAAAGTGAAGCGAGAGTCCAGCGCCTCCAGAGATCTGTCCCCCTGCAGTCAGGAACAACAGAGACTCTACACAGACAAGTGCCTTTACAGCTACAG tGCCTACAACAGGAAGCCACTTGGCATCAATACTTTAACCCCACCCTCCACACCCGCCTCACCCTGCAGCCCTGCCCCCACCCCGGGGACACACCCCCTACAGAGGCAGATCACGTCCCCTGCCCAGGCAACGCACCCCGGCCACAGTCGTCCGTCTCACGGGCACAGCCCCTCCCACCACCGGACACTCCCGCCACACCCGAGCCAAAGCCAGCCTTTCGCCGTGCCCCGCCTACCTGTCAATCACTCCGATGCCTCCTACAGCTCAGAACACAG gttCCAGCGGCAGCTCTCTGAGCCATGTCTGCCTTTCCCTCCGCCTGACAGTGCCGCCTGTACCCCTTACCCCCCTCAGCCCAATCACCCCCACCGGGCCCCCCTGTCCCGGGACGGCCGCCCCATCTACCAGCGGCACCTGTCAGAGCCCTTGGTCCTCCTCCCTGCTCAGGGCTTCAAGCAGGAGCTGGTGGACCTCCGTTACACCGAGCAGGGGGTCCCTACCATGGGCCCTCCCCGCACCCCGTTCCAGGGCCTCTCTATAAAGCAGGAGCCCCGGGATTTCTGCTTTGACCAAG AAATGCAGAACTGCCAGTCTTCTTTCAGGAAGTCCGGTAACTTCTACCAAAACAATGATGGGTTGATCTACGACGGAGAGCCTCATCTGTACAACGACGACACATGCGTGGTTCCAGAGAGACTAGAAG GCAAGATCAAGCAGGAGGCCGGAGTGTTCCGTGACGGACCGCCCTACCAGCGCCGAGGTTCCCTGCAGCTCTGGCAATTCCTGGTCACTCTGCTGGACGACCCGGCCAATGGTCACTTCATCTCCTGGACCGGCCGCGGCATGGAGTTCAAACTCATCGAGCCCGAAGAG GTGGCTCGGCGCTGGGGCCTCCAGAAGAACCGGCCTGCCATGAACTACGACAAGCTGAGCCGCTCTCTACGCTACTACTACGAGAAGGGCATCATGCAGAAGGTAAAG GTGGCTGGAGAGAGGTACGTGTACAAGTTTACGTGTGACCCCGAGGCGCTCTTCTCCATGGCCTTCCCTGACAACCAGAGGCCCAGCCTGAAGCAGGACCCGGACTGCCTGCCGCCGTCTGCGGGGGAGGACGACACCACCGTGCCCCTGGCCCACTACGAGGATGGCTGTGGCCCTTACCTGGCTGACGGAGGGGAGCGGTGCGTCTCGTTACTGGGCTTCCCCGATAACTATTCATTCTGA
- the LOC112242191 gene encoding ETS translocation variant 5-like isoform X4 translates to MDGFYDQQVPFMAPSRQNCHVEEPANTPFNDRKRKFVDTELAQDTEDLFQDLMQLQETWIAEAQVPDDEQFVPDFQSDNLMFHGPPANKVKRESSASRDLSPCSQEQQRLYTDKCLYSYSAYNRKPLGINTLTPPSTPASPCSPAPTPGTHPLQRQITSPAQATHPGHSRPSHGHSPSHHRTLPPHPSQSQPFAVPRLPVNHSDASYSSEHRFQRQLSEPCLPFPPPDSAACTPYPPQPNHPHRAPLSRDGRPIYQRHLSEPLVLLPAQGFKQELVDLRYTEQGVPTMGPPRTPFQGLSIKQEPRDFCFDQEMQNCQSSFRKSGNFYQNNDGLIYDGEPHLYNDDTCVVPERLEGKIKQEAGVFRDGPPYQRRGSLQLWQFLVTLLDDPANGHFISWTGRGMEFKLIEPEEVARRWGLQKNRPAMNYDKLSRSLRYYYEKGIMQKVAGERYVYKFTCDPEALFSMAFPDNQRPSLKQDPDCLPPSAGEDDTTVPLAHYEDGCGPYLADGGERCVSLLGFPDNYSF, encoded by the exons ATGGATGGATTTTATGACCAGCAAGTCCCTTTCATGGCCCCCTCCAGG CAGAATTGTCACGTGGAAGAACCAGCGAACACGCCATTTAACGACCGGAAGAGAAAGTTTGTTGACACTGAGCTCGCCCAGGACACAGAAGATCTCTTTCAGGACCTCATGCAACTTCAAGAGACATGGATTGCAGAAG CTCAGGTGCCTGATGACGAACAGTTTGTCCCAGATTTCCAGTCGGATAACC TAATGTTCCATGGACCTCCAGCCAATAAAGTGAAGCGAGAGTCCAGCGCCTCCAGAGATCTGTCCCCCTGCAGTCAGGAACAACAGAGACTCTACACAGACAAGTGCCTTTACAGCTACAG tGCCTACAACAGGAAGCCACTTGGCATCAATACTTTAACCCCACCCTCCACACCCGCCTCACCCTGCAGCCCTGCCCCCACCCCGGGGACACACCCCCTACAGAGGCAGATCACGTCCCCTGCCCAGGCAACGCACCCCGGCCACAGTCGTCCGTCTCACGGGCACAGCCCCTCCCACCACCGGACACTCCCGCCACACCCGAGCCAAAGCCAGCCTTTCGCCGTGCCCCGCCTACCTGTCAATCACTCCGATGCCTCCTACAGCTCAGAACACAG gttCCAGCGGCAGCTCTCTGAGCCATGTCTGCCTTTCCCTCCGCCTGACAGTGCCGCCTGTACCCCTTACCCCCCTCAGCCCAATCACCCCCACCGGGCCCCCCTGTCCCGGGACGGCCGCCCCATCTACCAGCGGCACCTGTCAGAGCCCTTGGTCCTCCTCCCTGCTCAGGGCTTCAAGCAGGAGCTGGTGGACCTCCGTTACACCGAGCAGGGGGTCCCTACCATGGGCCCTCCCCGCACCCCGTTCCAGGGCCTCTCTATAAAGCAGGAGCCCCGGGATTTCTGCTTTGACCAAG AAATGCAGAACTGCCAGTCTTCTTTCAGGAAGTCCGGTAACTTCTACCAAAACAATGATGGGTTGATCTACGACGGAGAGCCTCATCTGTACAACGACGACACATGCGTGGTTCCAGAGAGACTAGAAG GCAAGATCAAGCAGGAGGCCGGAGTGTTCCGTGACGGACCGCCCTACCAGCGCCGAGGTTCCCTGCAGCTCTGGCAATTCCTGGTCACTCTGCTGGACGACCCGGCCAATGGTCACTTCATCTCCTGGACCGGCCGCGGCATGGAGTTCAAACTCATCGAGCCCGAAGAG GTGGCTCGGCGCTGGGGCCTCCAGAAGAACCGGCCTGCCATGAACTACGACAAGCTGAGCCGCTCTCTACGCTACTACTACGAGAAGGGCATCATGCAGAAG GTGGCTGGAGAGAGGTACGTGTACAAGTTTACGTGTGACCCCGAGGCGCTCTTCTCCATGGCCTTCCCTGACAACCAGAGGCCCAGCCTGAAGCAGGACCCGGACTGCCTGCCGCCGTCTGCGGGGGAGGACGACACCACCGTGCCCCTGGCCCACTACGAGGATGGCTGTGGCCCTTACCTGGCTGACGGAGGGGAGCGGTGCGTCTCGTTACTGGGCTTCCCCGATAACTATTCATTCTGA
- the LOC112242191 gene encoding ETS translocation variant 5-like isoform X1: protein MDGFYDQQVPFMAPSRQNCHVEEPANTPFNDRKRKFVDTELAQDTEDLFQDLMQLQETWIAEAQVPDDEQFVPDFQSDNLMFHGPPANKVKRESSASRDLSPCSQEQQRLYTDKCLYSYSAYNRKPLGINTLTPPSTPASPCSPAPTPGTHPLQRQITSPAQATHPGHSRPSHGHSPSHHRTLPPHPSQSQPFAVPRLPVNHSDASYSSEHRFQRQLSEPCLPFPPPDSAACTPYPPQPNHPHRAPLSRDGRPIYQRHLSEPLVLLPAQGFKQELVDLRYTEQGVPTMGPPRTPFQGLSIKQEPRDFCFDQEMQNCQSSFRKSGNFYQNNDGLIYDGEPHLYNDDTCVVPERLEGKIKQEAGVFRDGPPYQRRGSLQLWQFLVTLLDDPANGHFISWTGRGMEFKLIEPEEVARRWGLQKNRPAMNYDKLSRSLRYYYEKGIMQKVKVAGERYVYKFTCDPEALFSMAFPDNQRPSLKQDPDCLPPSAGEDDTTVPLAHYEDGCGPYLADGGERCVSLLGFPDNYSF, encoded by the exons ATGGATGGATTTTATGACCAGCAAGTCCCTTTCATGGCCCCCTCCAGG CAGAATTGTCACGTGGAAGAACCAGCGAACACGCCATTTAACGACCGGAAGAGAAAGTTTGTTGACACTGAGCTCGCCCAGGACACAGAAGATCTCTTTCAGGACCTCATGCAACTTCAAGAGACATGGATTGCAGAAG CTCAGGTGCCTGATGACGAACAGTTTGTCCCAGATTTCCAGTCGGATAACC TAATGTTCCATGGACCTCCAGCCAATAAAGTGAAGCGAGAGTCCAGCGCCTCCAGAGATCTGTCCCCCTGCAGTCAGGAACAACAGAGACTCTACACAGACAAGTGCCTTTACAGCTACAG tGCCTACAACAGGAAGCCACTTGGCATCAATACTTTAACCCCACCCTCCACACCCGCCTCACCCTGCAGCCCTGCCCCCACCCCGGGGACACACCCCCTACAGAGGCAGATCACGTCCCCTGCCCAGGCAACGCACCCCGGCCACAGTCGTCCGTCTCACGGGCACAGCCCCTCCCACCACCGGACACTCCCGCCACACCCGAGCCAAAGCCAGCCTTTCGCCGTGCCCCGCCTACCTGTCAATCACTCCGATGCCTCCTACAGCTCAGAACACAG gttCCAGCGGCAGCTCTCTGAGCCATGTCTGCCTTTCCCTCCGCCTGACAGTGCCGCCTGTACCCCTTACCCCCCTCAGCCCAATCACCCCCACCGGGCCCCCCTGTCCCGGGACGGCCGCCCCATCTACCAGCGGCACCTGTCAGAGCCCTTGGTCCTCCTCCCTGCTCAGGGCTTCAAGCAGGAGCTGGTGGACCTCCGTTACACCGAGCAGGGGGTCCCTACCATGGGCCCTCCCCGCACCCCGTTCCAGGGCCTCTCTATAAAGCAGGAGCCCCGGGATTTCTGCTTTGACCAAG AAATGCAGAACTGCCAGTCTTCTTTCAGGAAGTCCGGTAACTTCTACCAAAACAATGATGGGTTGATCTACGACGGAGAGCCTCATCTGTACAACGACGACACATGCGTGGTTCCAGAGAGACTAGAAG GCAAGATCAAGCAGGAGGCCGGAGTGTTCCGTGACGGACCGCCCTACCAGCGCCGAGGTTCCCTGCAGCTCTGGCAATTCCTGGTCACTCTGCTGGACGACCCGGCCAATGGTCACTTCATCTCCTGGACCGGCCGCGGCATGGAGTTCAAACTCATCGAGCCCGAAGAG GTGGCTCGGCGCTGGGGCCTCCAGAAGAACCGGCCTGCCATGAACTACGACAAGCTGAGCCGCTCTCTACGCTACTACTACGAGAAGGGCATCATGCAGAAGGTAAAG GTGGCTGGAGAGAGGTACGTGTACAAGTTTACGTGTGACCCCGAGGCGCTCTTCTCCATGGCCTTCCCTGACAACCAGAGGCCCAGCCTGAAGCAGGACCCGGACTGCCTGCCGCCGTCTGCGGGGGAGGACGACACCACCGTGCCCCTGGCCCACTACGAGGATGGCTGTGGCCCTTACCTGGCTGACGGAGGGGAGCGGTGCGTCTCGTTACTGGGCTTCCCCGATAACTATTCATTCTGA
- the LOC112242191 gene encoding ETS translocation variant 5-like isoform X2 gives MDGFYDQQVPFMAPSRQNCHVEEPANTPFNDRKRKFVDTELAQDTEDLFQDLMQLQETWIAEAQVPDDEQFVPDFQSDNLMFHGPPANKVKRESSASRDLSPCSQEQQRLYTDKCLYSYSAYNRKPLGINTLTPPSTPASPCSPAPTPGTHPLQRQITSPAQATHPGHSRPSHGHSPSHHRTLPPHPSQSQPFAVPRLPVNHSDASYSSEHRFQRQLSEPCLPFPPPDSAACTPYPPQPNHPHRAPLSRDGRPIYQRHLSEPLVLLPAQGFKQELVDLRYTEQGVPTMGPPRTPFQGLSIKQEPRDFCFDQEMQNCQSSFRKSGNFYQNNDGLIYDGEPHLYNDDTCVVPERLEGKIKQEAGVFRDGPPYQRRGSLQLWQFLVTLLDDPANGHFISWTGRGMEFKLIEPEEVARRWGLQKNRPAMNYDKLSRSLRYYYEKGIMQKVKVAGERYVYKFTCDPEALFSMAFPDNQRPSLKQDPDCLPPSAGEDDTTVPLAHYEDGCGPYLADGGERCVSLLGFPDNYSF, from the exons ATGGATGGATTTTATGACCAGCAAGTCCCTTTCATGGCCCCCTCCAGG CAGAATTGTCACGTGGAAGAACCAGCGAACACGCCATTTAACGACCGGAAGAGAAAGTTTGTTGACACTGAGCTCGCCCAGGACACAGAAGATCTCTTTCAGGACCTCATGCAACTTCAAGAGACATGGATTGCAGAAG CTCAGGTGCCTGATGACGAACAG TTTGTCCCAGATTTCCAGTCGGATAACC TAATGTTCCATGGACCTCCAGCCAATAAAGTGAAGCGAGAGTCCAGCGCCTCCAGAGATCTGTCCCCCTGCAGTCAGGAACAACAGAGACTCTACACAGACAAGTGCCTTTACAGCTACAG tGCCTACAACAGGAAGCCACTTGGCATCAATACTTTAACCCCACCCTCCACACCCGCCTCACCCTGCAGCCCTGCCCCCACCCCGGGGACACACCCCCTACAGAGGCAGATCACGTCCCCTGCCCAGGCAACGCACCCCGGCCACAGTCGTCCGTCTCACGGGCACAGCCCCTCCCACCACCGGACACTCCCGCCACACCCGAGCCAAAGCCAGCCTTTCGCCGTGCCCCGCCTACCTGTCAATCACTCCGATGCCTCCTACAGCTCAGAACACAG gttCCAGCGGCAGCTCTCTGAGCCATGTCTGCCTTTCCCTCCGCCTGACAGTGCCGCCTGTACCCCTTACCCCCCTCAGCCCAATCACCCCCACCGGGCCCCCCTGTCCCGGGACGGCCGCCCCATCTACCAGCGGCACCTGTCAGAGCCCTTGGTCCTCCTCCCTGCTCAGGGCTTCAAGCAGGAGCTGGTGGACCTCCGTTACACCGAGCAGGGGGTCCCTACCATGGGCCCTCCCCGCACCCCGTTCCAGGGCCTCTCTATAAAGCAGGAGCCCCGGGATTTCTGCTTTGACCAAG AAATGCAGAACTGCCAGTCTTCTTTCAGGAAGTCCGGTAACTTCTACCAAAACAATGATGGGTTGATCTACGACGGAGAGCCTCATCTGTACAACGACGACACATGCGTGGTTCCAGAGAGACTAGAAG GCAAGATCAAGCAGGAGGCCGGAGTGTTCCGTGACGGACCGCCCTACCAGCGCCGAGGTTCCCTGCAGCTCTGGCAATTCCTGGTCACTCTGCTGGACGACCCGGCCAATGGTCACTTCATCTCCTGGACCGGCCGCGGCATGGAGTTCAAACTCATCGAGCCCGAAGAG GTGGCTCGGCGCTGGGGCCTCCAGAAGAACCGGCCTGCCATGAACTACGACAAGCTGAGCCGCTCTCTACGCTACTACTACGAGAAGGGCATCATGCAGAAGGTAAAG GTGGCTGGAGAGAGGTACGTGTACAAGTTTACGTGTGACCCCGAGGCGCTCTTCTCCATGGCCTTCCCTGACAACCAGAGGCCCAGCCTGAAGCAGGACCCGGACTGCCTGCCGCCGTCTGCGGGGGAGGACGACACCACCGTGCCCCTGGCCCACTACGAGGATGGCTGTGGCCCTTACCTGGCTGACGGAGGGGAGCGGTGCGTCTCGTTACTGGGCTTCCCCGATAACTATTCATTCTGA